A region of Anopheles merus strain MAF chromosome 2R, AmerM5.1, whole genome shotgun sequence DNA encodes the following proteins:
- the LOC121589339 gene encoding DNA helicase MCM8-like: MDEWDLFGTTPCDWEFGDGAEFASNFQDEQYSSQASVLFDEFGIDSRSCSDALDYIGWQLYFPNKDVQTCRTTNKHIRCLEKHYHDYRCEYSPLEAESSGSFEFKLTLARTDLCLKDAWPTLEADIEAFPEHTIACMGFAMYRTVAATHQADPFSPETFEIPKITARLHLFGPEQSVSTIDASYTDKLVTIGGTVVHVSEPIVASTLRAYKCRYCHETIVLERHHNPHTTRQWTCEQCSAGGGIEYCSASVLNWDEAHQLIIVQDAVASIAQTIEVKVPCALVDGLQAGDNVTITGVLKIDSSKFVAAICIRKDLDNGRIERNVNSTDEEVINAIRSEAFLFKLLVQSLCPAVAGLETVKAGLLLALFSTTGDVHVLLADIDSGKSQQLLESCMAASPKGFVENDPYRDEVRLQYLMAKSPTLPGQGVCCIERIDKMDKLEMLEKMLTDTPPQTTLLATVMPNRGVLDTRKPFLDNFMLPRNLMEKFALVFLMEDVIIPPEELVCSDGVRLHPETPCASKCSVEIPLVRQLRLKPEEHCDRLPIELLRKYIDYSRSHCNPEFTEESMAVLERFFSEMYSMPHRLNITNGMKMAQIKSMALARARMDLSAHITTEHVMETIRIVSRSWYDRYDTNDRAPTVQLSAKKGGVKAASIRQFLEVLRARSVERKTKSFSLKELRAIIEEQGMPGFEDEIIEKLNIQGYLLKKSAGCYRLLV, translated from the exons ATGGACGAATGGGATCTGTTTGGAACAACACCGTGTGATTGGGAGTTTGGTGATGGTGCAGAATTTGCCAGCAACTTTCAGGATGAACAATACTCATCACAAGCTAGTGTACTGTTTGACGAATTCGGTATCGACAGTCGAAGTTGTTCCGACGCACTGGATTACATCGGTTGGCAGCTTTACTTTCCGAACAAAG ATGTACAAACCTGccgaacaacaaacaaacacattcgcTGCTTGGAGAAACACTACCACGATTATCGGTGTGAATATTCACCATTAGAAGCGGAAAGTTCCGGCAGCTTTGAATTCAAGCTTACTCTTGCCCGCACTGATCTTTGCCTTAAAGATGCATGGCCAACTTTGGAAGCTGATATTGAAGCATTCCCTGAGCACACTATAGCCTGTATGGGGTTTGCCATGTATCGTACCGTTGCAGCAACCCACCAAGCTGATCCCTTTTCACCCGAAACATTCGAAATACCGAAGATCACTGCACGGTTGCATCTATTTGGCCCCGAACAATCGGTCAGTACAATTGACGCTAGCTACACAGACAAATTGGTAACGATTGGTGGGACGGTCGTACATGTTAGTGAACCGATTGTTGCCAGCACCTTGAGGGCGTACAAATGCAGATACTGCCACGAAACGATCGTTTTAGAGCGGCACCATAACCCTCACACTACGCGCCAGTGGACCTGTGAGCAATGCAGCGCTGGCGGAGGAATTGAGTATTGTAGTGCGTCCGTGTTGAATTGGGATGAAGCACATCAACTCATTATCGTTCAAGATGCTGTAGCATCTATTGCTCAAACCATTGAAGTGAAGGTGCCTTGCGCGCTGGTAGATGGTTTGCAAGCAGGAGATAATGTCACCATAActggtgtgttgaaaatcgaTTCGAGCAAGTTCGTTGCAGCAATCTGCATAAGAAAGGATCTCGACAATGGTAGGATTGAAAGGAATGTAAATTCCACGGACGAAGAAGTGATCAATGCAATTCGATCTGAAGCGTTCCTATTTAAGCTGCTGGTACAATCACTCTGCCCAGCAGTTGCTGGATTGGAAACGGTCAAAGCTGGTTTACTGCTTGCGTTATTCAGTACTACAGGCGATGTGCACGTCCTGCTGGCTGACATAGATAGCGGTAAATCGCAACAGCTACTGGAAAGCTGTATGGCAGCATCACCGAAAGGATTTGTGGAAAACGATCCATACCGAGATGAGGTTCGTCTGCAGTATTTGATGGCTAAATCACCAACACTACCCGGGCAGGGAGTTTGTTGTATCGAACGAATCGATAAAATGGATAAGCTAGAAATGTTGGAAAAGATGCTAACCGACACACCACCTCAGACTACCTTGCTGGCAACCGTAATGCCCAACAGGGGCGTACTTGATACCAGGAAACCGTTCTTGGATAATTTCATGCTACCAAGGAATTTGATGGAAAAGTTTGCGTTGGTATTTCTAATGGAAGATGTAATCATTCCGCCAGAGGAACTCGTTTGCTCCGACGGTGTTCGGTTGCACCCCGAAACTCCTTGCGCAAGCAAATGCAGCGTTGAAATACCATTAGTACGACAGCTTAGGCTAAAGCCTGAAGAACATTGCGATCGTTTGCCGATCGAACTGTTGCGGAAGTACATAG ATTACTCACGTTCGCACTGTAATCCCGAATTTACCGAGGAGTCAATGGCAGTGCTGGAGCGCTTCTTCTCCGAAATGTATTCCATGCCCCACCGGTTAAACATAACGAATGGGATGAAAATGGCTCAAATCAAGAGCATGGCTCTCGCCAGGGCCAGGATGGATCTTTCAGCGCATATTACAACAGAGCATGTGATGGAAACCATCAGGATTGTAAGTCGCAGCTGGTACGATAGGTACGATACGAACGATCGTGCCCCGACGGTGCAATTGTCCGCTAAAAAGGGAGGAGTGAAGGCAGCCAGTATTCGTCAGTTTTTGGAAGTGTTAAGAGCCCGATCGGTGgagcgcaaaacaaaatcatttagCCTGAAAGAGCTTCGCGCAATAATTGAAGAACAGGGAATGCCGGGCTTTGAAGATGAAATTATCGAAAAGCTTAACATTCAGGGTTATTTGTTGAAGAAAAGTGCAGGATGCTACCGATTGCTCGTTTGA